Proteins from a genomic interval of Medicago truncatula cultivar Jemalong A17 chromosome 3, MtrunA17r5.0-ANR, whole genome shotgun sequence:
- the LOC25490247 gene encoding protein EXPRESSION OF TERPENOIDS 1, which translates to MAGLFCLGRKEGQKEDKLDYYSNKELLLRNEEIYNNKGLEIWPQQSLNIYNAFGVGHSSSSSSRNSSFDECERRFGIMRRSGGMNCQDCGNQAKKDCIHLRCRTCCKSRGFQCQTHVKSTWVPAAKRRERQQHLSALPFRRRDHVDNYKRHTEINQGATSLPFPQPPIPTTGLELGQFPPEVSSPGVTFRCVRVSSLDGPDHEQCAYQTAVNIGGHVFKGILYDQGPPNLYTSIAPIEGSSGGGHHQPQQLDFMAATATTATTSGIHFDPSLYSAPLNAFMAAGTQFFQPQHPN; encoded by the exons ATGGCTGGGTTATTTTGTCTAGGTAGAAAGGAAGGtcaaaaagaagataaattagaTTATTATAGTAATAAAGAATTATTGTTAAGAAACGAGGAGATCTATAACAACAAAGGGTTAGAGATATGGCCACAACAAAGCTTGAACATTTACAATGCGTTTGGAGTGGGtcatagtagtagtagtagtagtagaaATTCTTCGTTTGATGAGTGTGAAAGAAGATTTGGTATTATGAGGCGTAGTGGAGGAATGAATTGTCAGGACTGTGGTAACCAAGCAAAGAAAGATTGTATACATCTAAGATGCAGAACTTGTTGTAAAAGTCGAGGGTTTCAGTGTCAAACACATGTTAAGAGTACTTGGGTTCCCGCTGCTAAACGCCGTGAACGACAACAACATCTCTCTGCGTTACCGTTTCGTCGTAGAGATCATGTAGACAATTACAAACGACACACAGAAATTAATCAAGGTGCAACCTCTCTTCCTTTCCCTCAACCACCCATCCCTACCACAg GGTTGGAGTTGGGACAATTCCCACCAGAGGTGAGTTCTCCAGGAGTAACGTTTAGGTGTGTAAGGGTGAGTTCATTGGACGGTCCAGATCATGAGCAATGCGCGTATCAAACGGCTGTGAACATAGGAGGGCATGTTTTCAAAGGAATTCTCTATGATCAAGGTCCTCCAAATCTTTACACCAGTATTGCACCTATTGAAGGTTCTTCTGGTGGAGGTCATCATCAACCTCAACAACTTGATTTCATGGCTGCAACAGCAACTACAGCTACAACCAGCGGTATCCATTTCGACCCTTCACTTTACTCAGCTCCGCTTAATGCTTTCATGGCAGCTGGTACACAATTTTTCCAACCCCAACATCCTAATTAA